The following coding sequences are from one Wenzhouxiangella sp. AB-CW3 window:
- a CDS encoding proline racemase family protein, producing the protein MDWIEVMDSHTAGEPTRVVLSGFPDLGQGDVLTLRQRFAERHDAWRRAIVCEPRGSDVLVGALLVPPVSAQACTGVIFFNNVGYLGMCGHGLMGVARTLLELGRIGYGRHWVDTAVGLVSFDITADGCISLENVESYRHQVDVELTVPGHGLVRGDVAWGGNWFYITYQPPCSMCIANARELGEYAESIRKALRSQGISGPEGAEIDHIKIEGWAPDGSGQARNFVLCPGLVYDRSPCGTGTSAKVACLAADQRLAEGELWVQQGILGTRFLASYRRGERGVIPRISGQAHVTGRSRLLIDPDDPFAWGIANEAAA; encoded by the coding sequence ATGGACTGGATTGAAGTAATGGACTCCCACACGGCCGGTGAGCCGACCCGGGTTGTGTTGTCGGGTTTTCCCGATCTCGGCCAGGGTGACGTGCTGACTCTGCGTCAGCGCTTTGCCGAGCGCCACGATGCCTGGCGGCGCGCCATAGTCTGTGAACCGCGCGGGTCTGATGTGCTGGTTGGTGCACTGCTGGTGCCCCCGGTCAGTGCTCAGGCCTGTACCGGGGTCATCTTCTTCAACAACGTCGGTTACCTGGGCATGTGCGGGCATGGCCTGATGGGGGTGGCCCGTACCTTGCTGGAGCTGGGAAGGATCGGCTACGGACGGCATTGGGTTGATACGGCAGTGGGCCTGGTGTCATTCGACATCACCGCCGATGGCTGCATCTCGCTGGAGAACGTGGAAAGCTATCGCCACCAGGTGGACGTGGAACTGACCGTGCCCGGACATGGCCTGGTACGTGGCGATGTGGCCTGGGGTGGCAACTGGTTCTACATTACGTATCAACCACCCTGCTCCATGTGTATTGCCAACGCCCGTGAGCTTGGCGAGTACGCCGAAAGCATTCGCAAGGCCCTGCGCTCACAGGGTATTTCTGGGCCGGAAGGTGCTGAGATCGATCACATCAAGATCGAGGGCTGGGCGCCGGACGGCAGTGGTCAGGCACGCAACTTCGTGCTGTGCCCGGGCCTTGTGTATGACCGCTCGCCCTGTGGCACCGGTACCAGCGCCAAAGTCGCCTGCCTGGCTGCCGATCAGCGACTGGCCGAGGGCGAGTTGTGGGTGCAGCAGGGCATTCTGGGAACCCGGTTTCTCGCCAGCTATCGACGGGGTGAGCGGGGAGTCATTCCGCGCATTTCCGGCCAGGCGCATGTCACGGGTCGGTCCCGTCTGTTGATCGACCCGGACGATCCCTTTGCCTGGGGCATAGCCAACGAAGCGGCCGCCTGA
- a CDS encoding diguanylate cyclase has protein sequence MTSVKGGGSFDFFDIAPRVTFCLRPASVLLAQFSLVLMASMALAGPETGLPPLQVFDDDDYGAARQNWALAEDDRGMVHVGNVDGVVLSFDGVRWRSTRVGTETIRSLAADADGRIYVGTVGDFGYLEPDEQGRRHFVSLRDQLPEENREFADVWAIFPTYDAVYFSTFAGLYRISDDGVQVWEPETRFHLAFEVAERIFVREVDRGLFELIDDELQPVPDGDHFADKRVYVMLPWGEREGYPEGSILIGTREVGWYVHDGDGLEQWETGIDEFLPDDLLYHAVRLDNGDLAVATLRGGLSLLDENGRLLRRMTREDGLPDSAVFRLHADRQGGLWMALNNGIAWLKPGSPISHFDRSLGLAGEVLAVDRYQGTIFVATTDGLHRMAVGADGAARFEPVEAIRGQTWGLLPTDDGLLVSAMEGVFRWREGEARMIRPSAQTSYAMLRSRSNPDRIWIGKHTGLAAIRSDGAGGWVDEGRSPEVNDEVRTFHETEDGVLWAGTQYRGVLKIAQDTDPEPGQNVWQQMSSPQRLGIVEAEEYGLIQVGEIDGALRFGSRRGILRYDAERGGLVGDQRFANLFPEGPRRMFPFTQDRQGRVWMYTVEPEQEIQQTAVASPTADGEYQLEHELAAPVFGMTVQAIEADDEGVVWLGADNALYRLDADRRVEPPSFPTLVRGVYERETGQVLYGGYGSLPSLQLAYADNTLRFEYAAPSYERFDATEYRVKLEGLDRDWSAWSSETFRDYTHIREGRYRFRVQSRNVYGVPGEEAAMEFRILPPWYRSLWAYLAYVIAAALLVAGVFQWRSTVLRRRNRILRQLVNERTRKLSEANRALAEQSLTDPLTGLRNRRFVSEQIPTDIAMVDRHYRNQRPDNADLLFMMMDIDHFKEVNDQHGHAAGDRVLQQMAQVLGQQVRDADTIVRWGGEEFLVVGRFADAGFAQSMAERLRQAIAAHPFDIGGGQSLRLTISLGFAQYPLFAQCPHRVDWEQVVNVADQCLYAAKQSWRDAWVGVRCGSEPPSTDQLQQVSRRLPELIEQGSLEVLVSRSDDPNGLRWTQKK, from the coding sequence GTGACCTCCGTCAAGGGGGGTGGGTCTTTCGACTTCTTCGACATCGCGCCCAGGGTCACATTTTGTCTTCGCCCGGCCAGTGTCTTGCTGGCCCAGTTCTCTTTGGTTCTGATGGCCTCGATGGCGCTGGCCGGTCCCGAGACCGGTCTGCCGCCCCTGCAGGTCTTCGACGATGACGACTATGGCGCGGCCCGCCAGAACTGGGCGCTGGCCGAGGATGATCGGGGCATGGTGCACGTCGGCAACGTGGACGGCGTGGTATTGAGTTTCGACGGTGTGCGCTGGCGGAGCACCCGCGTGGGGACTGAAACCATTCGATCGCTGGCAGCCGATGCGGATGGCCGCATTTATGTTGGCACGGTTGGAGACTTCGGGTATCTGGAGCCCGATGAGCAGGGGCGTCGACATTTTGTCTCTCTGCGCGATCAGTTGCCGGAGGAGAATCGGGAGTTTGCCGATGTCTGGGCCATCTTTCCCACCTACGATGCCGTCTACTTTTCCACGTTTGCCGGGCTGTACCGTATTTCCGATGATGGCGTGCAGGTCTGGGAGCCGGAGACCCGTTTTCATCTTGCGTTCGAGGTGGCTGAACGGATCTTTGTCCGCGAGGTGGATCGCGGGCTCTTCGAGCTGATCGATGATGAACTGCAGCCCGTACCCGATGGCGATCATTTCGCCGACAAGCGGGTGTATGTCATGTTGCCCTGGGGAGAACGAGAAGGGTACCCCGAGGGGTCCATACTCATCGGCACCCGGGAGGTCGGCTGGTATGTGCATGACGGAGATGGTCTCGAGCAATGGGAAACGGGGATTGACGAGTTTCTGCCCGATGACCTGCTGTATCACGCCGTTCGCCTGGACAACGGTGATCTGGCCGTGGCCACGTTGCGCGGCGGCCTGAGTCTGCTCGACGAGAATGGACGCCTCCTGCGCCGGATGACCCGCGAGGATGGCCTTCCAGATAGCGCAGTGTTTCGCTTGCACGCGGACCGTCAGGGTGGCCTGTGGATGGCGCTCAATAACGGCATTGCCTGGCTGAAGCCAGGCAGCCCGATCAGCCATTTTGACCGCAGTCTGGGTCTGGCAGGCGAGGTGCTGGCGGTTGACCGCTACCAGGGTACGATTTTCGTCGCCACCACCGACGGCCTGCACCGAATGGCGGTCGGTGCGGACGGGGCGGCTCGCTTCGAGCCCGTCGAGGCGATTCGGGGACAGACCTGGGGTCTGCTGCCCACCGATGATGGCTTGCTGGTCAGTGCCATGGAAGGCGTTTTCCGGTGGCGAGAGGGTGAGGCCCGGATGATACGACCATCGGCCCAGACGTCTTATGCAATGCTGCGTTCGCGCAGCAACCCGGACCGAATATGGATCGGCAAACACACCGGGCTGGCCGCCATCCGCAGTGATGGAGCTGGCGGTTGGGTTGACGAGGGCCGCTCCCCCGAGGTCAACGACGAGGTTCGAACCTTTCATGAGACGGAAGACGGGGTATTGTGGGCCGGCACTCAGTACAGGGGGGTACTGAAAATCGCACAGGATACCGATCCCGAGCCGGGGCAGAATGTCTGGCAGCAGATGTCATCACCCCAGCGCCTGGGCATCGTCGAGGCGGAGGAGTACGGTCTGATCCAGGTCGGTGAGATTGACGGGGCTCTGCGCTTCGGGTCGCGGCGCGGCATACTGCGCTATGACGCCGAGCGTGGCGGGCTGGTCGGCGATCAGCGCTTTGCGAACCTGTTTCCGGAGGGGCCTCGCCGGATGTTCCCTTTCACCCAGGACCGGCAGGGGCGGGTCTGGATGTATACCGTGGAACCCGAGCAGGAGATACAGCAGACCGCGGTTGCATCACCGACAGCCGACGGCGAGTATCAACTGGAGCATGAGCTGGCAGCACCGGTATTCGGCATGACGGTGCAAGCCATTGAAGCGGACGACGAAGGCGTGGTCTGGCTGGGCGCCGACAACGCGCTGTACCGCCTGGATGCCGATCGGCGAGTGGAACCCCCGTCATTCCCGACGCTGGTACGGGGCGTGTATGAGCGGGAGACCGGTCAGGTGCTTTACGGCGGCTATGGCTCGCTGCCTTCGTTGCAGCTGGCGTATGCCGACAATACCCTGCGCTTCGAGTACGCCGCCCCCAGCTATGAGCGTTTTGATGCCACCGAGTACCGGGTGAAGCTGGAAGGGCTCGATCGTGACTGGTCGGCATGGAGCAGCGAGACCTTCCGCGACTATACCCATATCCGTGAAGGCCGATACCGATTTCGGGTGCAGTCACGCAATGTCTACGGTGTGCCTGGCGAAGAGGCCGCGATGGAGTTTCGCATTCTGCCGCCCTGGTATCGCAGTTTGTGGGCCTATCTCGCTTATGTCATCGCCGCGGCATTGCTGGTGGCCGGCGTTTTCCAATGGCGTTCGACGGTGCTGCGCCGTCGCAATCGCATCCTCCGGCAATTGGTGAATGAACGTACCCGGAAACTGTCGGAGGCCAATCGGGCCCTGGCCGAGCAGAGTCTGACCGACCCGCTGACCGGGCTGCGCAATCGGCGCTTTGTCTCCGAGCAGATTCCCACCGATATCGCCATGGTCGACAGGCATTACCGCAATCAACGTCCTGACAATGCGGACCTGCTGTTCATGATGATGGATATCGATCACTTCAAGGAGGTCAATGACCAACACGGACATGCAGCCGGTGACCGGGTTCTGCAACAGATGGCACAGGTGCTGGGGCAGCAGGTGCGTGATGCCGACACCATCGTTCGCTGGGGTGGTGAGGAGTTTCTGGTTGTGGGCCGGTTTGCTGATGCCGGTTTTGCGCAGAGCATGGCCGAACGGCTTCGCCAGGCGATTGCTGCTCATCCATTCGATATAGGGGGAGGTCAGAGCCTGCGGCTGACGATCTCCCTGGGCTTCGCCCAGTACCCGCTGTTCGCTCAGTGCCCCCACCGGGTCGACTGGGAGCAGGTGGTCAATGTGGCCGACCAGTGCCTGTATGCAGCCAAGCAGAGTTGGCGAGATGCCTGGGTCGGGGTGCGTTGCGGTTCGGAGCCACCGTCTACCGATCAACTACAGCAAGTATCCCGGCGCCTTCCGGAGCTGATTGAACAGGGATCGCTGGAAGTGCTTGTATCACGTTCTGATGACCCGAACGGATTGCGGTGGACCCAGAAGAAGTAG
- a CDS encoding M9 family metallopeptidase, with translation MRYPRNGGGAIRFAFLLALSVIPFTMALSAPPPASYDSVGSLNNPAAERPDRRTFTPDERPPFSEPLPHPDQAYEKHPDHHAHPHRAIAALERGECDHAQFASLNGWALVDYVRSRSTTCINSLFSIDDALANDAFAESRMVDMANGLQHHASQYQGDNSDGLLQIILYLRAGYFVAWYSDSIPEYGASLNSAIGSAMDQFVGSPHFLDASEPHAETLSEFITLIDSAEQALSHFDTLVTVLDAFDSQRNGIWHWRGAANGVFVVLFRSHQLDGVLSHVLNDSEILSALDRFLSDNSYLEGTDSEYLLANAGGELARFLQYADLRPTIRPMVVNVLQEWSMMGPGASIWVGTADIALWFDPDYCQEYGICNFREDLENQVLSIEHECSATLYIRAQEMTEPQLEDSCSQALALEQEFHDEFDTTPDTPVPDDYNETLEMVVFDSSNSYQTYSGVIFGNDTNNGGIYLEGDPSDPNNQARFIAYQAEWLLPDFVIWNFLHEYVHYLDGRFNLYGGFVESISAPTIWWIEGLAEYISMRNDNPWALDISSNKTYELSELFQNTYQHNADRVYAWGYLATRFMFELHREKVDEMLDYWRVGQYSQYHQYLDGIGSSLDQQFHEWIDCLNDAGSSDLCDTSEPEPGTDEIFHSRFEAGDESPDPDPPEPDPEACDHESDSEVGPDCYLEDLSLNDGEIAYFYTFVPEGVNSIRIELSEGSGDVGLYVRQAGWATTEEYDQSDTSTGTAKTIVVSSPEGNEYLYTSLYGLSEVDGVRLHVSTE, from the coding sequence ATGCGGTATCCGCGCAATGGCGGCGGAGCGATTCGCTTTGCTTTTCTACTTGCTCTTTCAGTCATTCCATTCACCATGGCGCTCTCTGCGCCGCCACCTGCTTCATATGATTCCGTAGGGTCGTTAAACAATCCGGCTGCAGAGCGGCCGGATCGCCGGACGTTCACGCCTGACGAGCGTCCGCCCTTTTCAGAACCACTTCCACATCCGGATCAAGCCTACGAAAAGCATCCGGACCATCATGCTCACCCGCATCGCGCCATTGCAGCGCTGGAACGTGGTGAGTGTGATCATGCACAATTTGCATCTCTGAATGGGTGGGCGCTTGTGGATTACGTGCGTTCTCGCTCAACGACATGCATCAACAGTCTGTTCTCGATTGACGACGCCCTGGCGAATGATGCCTTCGCTGAAAGTCGCATGGTCGACATGGCCAATGGTCTGCAGCACCATGCCAGCCAGTACCAGGGAGATAACAGTGACGGGCTGCTGCAGATCATTCTCTATCTGCGTGCAGGATACTTTGTGGCATGGTATTCGGATTCCATTCCGGAGTATGGGGCTTCGCTGAACAGCGCGATTGGTTCCGCCATGGATCAGTTCGTTGGTTCACCCCATTTTCTTGATGCCAGCGAACCTCATGCGGAAACGCTTTCCGAATTCATAACCTTGATCGACAGCGCCGAGCAGGCTCTGAGTCATTTCGATACGTTGGTTACCGTGCTTGACGCTTTCGATAGTCAGCGCAATGGTATCTGGCACTGGCGTGGTGCAGCAAATGGCGTGTTTGTCGTGCTGTTCCGCAGTCATCAGCTTGATGGGGTGCTGAGTCATGTGCTGAACGATTCGGAGATCCTGAGCGCGCTGGACAGGTTCCTGTCCGACAATTCTTACCTGGAAGGCACGGACAGCGAGTACTTGCTTGCCAACGCCGGGGGAGAGCTTGCCCGCTTCCTCCAGTATGCCGATCTCCGCCCAACGATCAGGCCGATGGTCGTGAACGTGCTGCAGGAATGGTCCATGATGGGCCCGGGTGCTTCCATATGGGTTGGAACGGCGGATATCGCGTTGTGGTTCGATCCGGATTACTGCCAGGAATACGGAATCTGCAACTTTCGAGAGGATCTGGAGAACCAGGTGCTTTCGATTGAACACGAATGCAGCGCAACACTCTACATCCGCGCGCAGGAAATGACCGAGCCCCAGTTGGAGGATAGTTGCAGTCAGGCGCTTGCACTGGAGCAGGAGTTCCACGATGAGTTTGACACGACGCCGGACACCCCTGTTCCCGACGACTATAACGAAACCCTGGAAATGGTGGTTTTTGACTCAAGCAATAGCTACCAGACCTATTCCGGTGTGATTTTCGGCAACGATACCAATAACGGTGGAATATACCTGGAGGGCGATCCCTCCGACCCCAACAACCAGGCCCGCTTTATTGCCTACCAGGCTGAGTGGTTGTTGCCCGATTTCGTGATCTGGAACTTCCTGCATGAGTATGTGCACTACCTCGATGGAAGATTCAATCTCTACGGTGGGTTCGTGGAAAGCATTTCAGCCCCGACCATCTGGTGGATTGAAGGGTTGGCAGAGTATATTTCCATGCGAAACGATAACCCATGGGCGCTTGATATCAGCTCGAACAAGACCTATGAGCTGAGTGAGCTGTTCCAGAACACCTACCAGCACAATGCCGACCGTGTCTATGCATGGGGGTACCTGGCCACGCGGTTCATGTTCGAACTTCACCGAGAGAAGGTCGATGAGATGCTGGACTATTGGCGGGTGGGTCAGTATTCGCAGTATCATCAGTACCTGGACGGGATCGGTTCATCTCTCGACCAGCAGTTCCATGAGTGGATCGACTGCTTGAATGATGCCGGATCGTCGGATCTCTGTGATACCTCCGAGCCGGAGCCGGGAACCGACGAGATCTTCCACTCGAGATTTGAGGCTGGAGATGAATCTCCTGATCCAGATCCCCCAGAGCCGGATCCGGAGGCGTGCGACCACGAGTCCGACAGCGAGGTGGGTCCGGACTGCTACCTGGAGGATCTCAGCCTCAATGATGGCGAAATTGCATACTTTTACACCTTCGTGCCGGAAGGGGTGAATTCGATCCGGATCGAGTTGTCCGAAGGCAGCGGCGATGTAGGTCTGTACGTGCGTCAGGCCGGATGGGCCACCACGGAAGAGTACGACCAATCCGACACGAGCACGGGCACCGCGAAGACCATCGTCGTGTCATCTCCTGAAGGCAACGAGTACCTATACACATCCCTGTATGGACTGTCCGAGGTGGATGGCGTAAGGCTCCATGTGAGTACTGAATAG